One region of Burkholderia pyrrocinia genomic DNA includes:
- a CDS encoding AsmA family protein, which translates to MRNGHTVGKVAAWLAVVVALTIAALFVFIVMFDWNRARPWVDDKVSDAIGRQFAINGDLRVGWHRPVSEHGWRAWVPWPRFSAGNVTIANPDWARTKHFATLDAISFEVEALPLLARRIVIPAIDLVNPSVDLERLADGRVNWAFQLKNADHPGKWTLDLHDIAFATGKLRYYDQQKQFDLSGVIDTLGRPIAFGDALKQQAALARSESAQAVGQEGQKKLAAQVHQGAARSPAPGSGIEAASRASAAASQAVAAASQASAAISTTAIAPAASAASSTSATAASGASAGAAPAASASTGDYTIGWTVDGTYKKGHVAGTGKIGNVLGLQSVQRPFPVQANLRFGDTKLALVGTLTDPAHLAAVDLRLWLAGTSMAHLYDVTGITLPETPPYATDGRLIGQFRASGNVFKYEDFTGRVGGSDLTGTLVYVSREPRPLLSGTLVSKVLRFADLAPLIGADTNASKARRGAAVAQPANKALPVEAFRTERWKKIDADVRFTGQRIIKSPSLPITDLKTHVVMQDGVLTLNPLNFGVAGGTLASNIHLDGSGTPLKGRFTLQARHLKLKRLFPTFEVMQTALGEVNGDAALSATGNSPAALAATSNGEVKTLVTDGTVSLLLMEAAGLNVANVVYEKLFGDRDVKINCAVADFVVTNGVLDSRVFALDTADAVIGMNGNVNLRDETMNLTIHPHTKGFRVVSLRSPLYVTGTFKQPHVGVKPGALIARGGAAVALGLLNPLASLLALLQPGRNQPLPCKQMLTDMEQRPTAPPPGVRKEKKAAPAYMNAAPPASQAHAPAAVEPEQATRAGRTAAPGR; encoded by the coding sequence ATGCGCAACGGCCATACCGTCGGCAAGGTGGCTGCGTGGCTCGCCGTTGTCGTTGCCCTGACGATTGCCGCGCTGTTCGTCTTCATCGTGATGTTCGACTGGAACCGCGCGCGCCCTTGGGTCGACGACAAGGTATCGGACGCGATCGGACGGCAGTTCGCCATCAACGGCGACCTGCGTGTCGGGTGGCACCGGCCCGTGAGCGAGCACGGCTGGCGCGCCTGGGTGCCGTGGCCGCGATTCAGCGCCGGCAATGTCACGATCGCCAACCCGGACTGGGCGCGCACGAAGCATTTCGCCACGCTCGACGCGATCAGCTTCGAAGTCGAGGCGCTGCCGCTGCTCGCGCGCCGCATCGTGATTCCGGCCATCGACCTCGTCAATCCGTCCGTCGACCTCGAACGCCTCGCGGACGGGCGCGTCAACTGGGCGTTCCAGCTCAAGAATGCCGATCATCCGGGCAAGTGGACGCTTGACCTGCACGATATCGCGTTCGCCACCGGCAAGCTCCGCTACTACGACCAACAGAAGCAATTCGACCTGAGCGGTGTGATCGACACGCTCGGCAGGCCGATTGCGTTCGGCGATGCGTTGAAGCAGCAGGCGGCGCTGGCGCGCAGCGAATCGGCGCAGGCCGTCGGCCAGGAGGGCCAAAAGAAACTCGCGGCACAGGTACACCAAGGTGCGGCACGATCCCCGGCGCCCGGGTCGGGTATCGAAGCGGCATCCCGCGCATCGGCAGCGGCGTCGCAAGCGGTGGCCGCGGCGTCGCAAGCGTCGGCCGCGATATCCACTACCGCGATCGCCCCGGCGGCATCGGCTGCGTCGAGCACGTCCGCGACGGCGGCGTCGGGCGCGTCGGCAGGCGCCGCGCCCGCGGCGTCCGCAAGCACGGGCGATTACACGATCGGGTGGACCGTCGACGGAACCTACAAGAAAGGGCACGTCGCCGGCACTGGCAAGATCGGAAACGTGCTGGGGCTGCAAAGCGTTCAGCGCCCGTTTCCGGTCCAGGCCAATTTGCGCTTCGGCGATACGAAGCTGGCGCTGGTCGGCACGCTGACCGATCCGGCGCACCTGGCGGCGGTCGACCTGCGACTGTGGCTCGCGGGCACCAGCATGGCGCACCTGTACGACGTCACCGGCATCACGCTGCCCGAGACCCCGCCCTATGCGACCGACGGACGGCTGATCGGGCAATTCCGCGCGTCCGGCAATGTCTTCAAGTACGAGGACTTCACGGGGCGTGTCGGCGGCAGCGATCTCACCGGCACGCTGGTGTACGTTTCGCGCGAACCGAGGCCGCTCCTGTCGGGCACGCTGGTGTCGAAGGTGCTGCGGTTCGCCGACCTTGCGCCGCTCATCGGCGCCGACACGAATGCCAGCAAGGCGCGCCGCGGCGCCGCGGTCGCGCAGCCCGCGAACAAGGCACTGCCGGTCGAGGCGTTCCGCACCGAGCGCTGGAAGAAGATCGACGCCGACGTCCGGTTCACCGGGCAGCGCATCATCAAGTCCCCGAGCTTGCCGATCACCGATCTGAAGACCCACGTCGTCATGCAGGACGGCGTGCTGACGCTCAACCCGCTGAACTTCGGCGTCGCGGGCGGCACGCTGGCGTCGAACATCCACCTGGACGGCAGCGGCACGCCGCTCAAGGGGCGGTTCACGCTGCAGGCGCGGCACCTGAAGCTGAAGCGGCTATTCCCGACGTTCGAGGTCATGCAGACGGCGCTCGGCGAAGTCAACGGCGATGCCGCGCTGTCGGCCACCGGCAACTCGCCGGCGGCGCTCGCCGCCACGTCCAACGGAGAAGTGAAGACGCTGGTCACGGACGGCACCGTAAGCCTGTTGCTGATGGAAGCGGCCGGGTTGAACGTGGCGAACGTGGTGTACGAGAAGCTGTTCGGTGATCGCGACGTGAAGATCAACTGCGCGGTGGCCGATTTCGTGGTCACCAATGGCGTGCTCGACTCGCGCGTATTCGCGCTCGACACCGCAGATGCGGTGATCGGCATGAACGGGAACGTGAACCTGCGGGACGAGACCATGAACCTGACGATCCATCCGCATACCAAGGGGTTCCGGGTGGTATCGCTGCGCTCGCCGCTGTACGTCACCGGTACCTTCAAGCAGCCTCACGTGGGCGTGAAGCCGGGCGCGCTCATCGCGCGCGGCGGGGCAGCGGTGGCGCTGGGCCTGCTGAATCCGCTCGCGAGTTTGCTCGCATTGCTCCAGCCGGGCCGCAATCAGCCGCTGCCGTGCAAGCAGATGCTGACCGACATGGAGCAGCGCCCGACCGCGCCGCCACCGGGAGTACGTAAGGAGAAAAAGGCGGCACCGGCGTATATGAATGCGGCGCCGCCGGCTTCACAGGCTCACGCGCCGGCGGCTGTCGAACCCGAGCAAGCGACGCGTGCGGGCCGAACCGCCGCTCCTGGCCGGTAA
- the vapC gene encoding type II toxin-antitoxin system VapC family toxin, with the protein MTLVDSSVWIDYFRGKVSPETDKLDGLLGNEALLSGDLIVAEVLQGFPAESEFNVARQLMTTRLNVVSLVGTDNAVQAARNYRDLRARGVTVRKTIDTLIATYCIENGVSLLYSGRDFDPFVRYLGLRSALLDD; encoded by the coding sequence ATGACGCTCGTGGATTCGAGCGTCTGGATTGACTATTTTCGTGGCAAGGTTTCGCCGGAAACCGACAAGCTGGACGGTTTGCTCGGCAACGAGGCGCTGTTGTCGGGCGACCTGATCGTGGCAGAGGTGTTGCAAGGTTTCCCGGCTGAATCCGAATTCAATGTGGCCCGCCAGTTGATGACGACGCGCTTGAATGTCGTGTCGCTGGTCGGTACCGATAACGCCGTCCAGGCCGCACGAAATTATCGCGACTTGAGGGCGCGAGGCGTGACGGTCCGCAAGACCATCGACACGCTGATCGCGACTTACTGTATCGAGAACGGCGTTTCGCTGCTGTACAGCGGTCGGGACTTTGATCCATTCGTTCGATATCTGGGTCTTCGATCAGCCCTTTTAGATGATTGA
- a CDS encoding type II toxin-antitoxin system VapB family antitoxin codes for MRTNIEIDDKLMAEALAATGVKTKREAVELGLKTIIRLKQQEQIRQFRGKLHWEGDLDAMRTDR; via the coding sequence ATGCGTACCAACATTGAAATCGACGACAAGCTGATGGCCGAGGCACTTGCCGCAACCGGTGTCAAAACCAAGCGGGAAGCCGTCGAGCTCGGTTTGAAGACGATCATCAGGCTCAAACAGCAAGAGCAGATTCGCCAGTTCCGCGGAAAACTCCACTGGGAAGGCGATCTCGACGCGATGAGGACGGATCGATGA
- the msrB gene encoding peptide-methionine (R)-S-oxide reductase MsrB, translating to MPTRRHLLLFAGATGLAALAALSSTGRRALVGRAFAAPPTAPPPAAPRMAAPFEITLSDVEWHRRLTPAQFAILREAGTERPYSSPLNDEHRPGTFACAGCDLALFSSAAKFDSHTGWPSFWKPLDHAVGTHADASFGMVRTEVHCRRCGGHLGHVFDDGPPPTGLRYCMNGLALAFHPAAA from the coding sequence ATGCCCACCCGCAGACATCTGCTGCTGTTCGCCGGCGCCACCGGCCTCGCCGCGCTCGCGGCGCTGTCGTCCACCGGCCGCCGCGCGCTGGTCGGCCGCGCATTCGCCGCGCCGCCGACCGCCCCGCCGCCGGCAGCCCCACGGATGGCCGCCCCTTTCGAAATCACGCTCAGCGACGTCGAATGGCATCGCCGGCTCACGCCCGCCCAGTTCGCGATCCTGCGCGAAGCCGGCACCGAGCGGCCGTACAGCAGCCCGCTGAACGACGAGCACCGGCCCGGCACGTTCGCATGCGCCGGCTGCGACCTCGCGCTGTTCTCGTCGGCCGCCAAGTTCGACAGCCATACGGGCTGGCCGAGCTTCTGGAAACCGCTCGACCACGCGGTCGGGACCCACGCCGACGCGTCGTTCGGGATGGTCCGCACCGAAGTGCACTGCCGCCGCTGCGGCGGCCATCTCGGCCACGTGTTCGACGACGGCCCGCCGCCGACCGGCCTGCGCTACTGCATGAACGGGCTCGCACTCGCCTTCCACCCGGCCGCCGCCTGA
- a CDS encoding cytochrome c biogenesis protein DipZ has protein sequence MLLIVLAYLGGVLTILSPCILPVLPFVFARADQPFVRTGLPLLAGMALTFAVVATLAAVGGGWVAQANQAGRWIAIVLLAVFGLTLLMPRFAEHLTRPLVAAGNRLTGLAQRDGRPAGPASSLLLGVATGLLWAPCAGPILGLVLTGAALRGANVGTTLLLVAYAAGAATSLAVALVIGGKVFAAMKRSLGAGEWIRRGIGAALLAGVGAIALGLDTGALAQLSTVTTGGLETKLVDRLGGRSNGAPATTAATGNTAGNASGNASGGAMMAATADGAQSGGGATAGSAMMRAADVKPSALPVEGTLPSLDGAVQWLNSPPLTAAGLRGKVVLVDFWTYSCINCLRTLPYTNAWARKYAPYGLVVIGVHAPEFAFERDIGNVKKAVHDLGIDYPVAIDNGYSIWRAFGNEYWPAHYFIDAQGRIRHHHFGEGEYAQSERAIQSLLAEAGHPEALNVPLGLAGAPAKGALAAADTADVRSPETYVGYARAEDFSSPGGVVRDAAHRYDAPARPGLNDWGLAGTWQVGAERASLAAPSGRIVYRFHARDLHLVLGPGANGQPVRFRVTLDGAAPGAAHGADVDAQGYGTVTGQRLYQLVRQPGAIADRTFAIEFLDPGVDAYAFTFG, from the coding sequence ATGCTGCTCATCGTCCTTGCCTATCTCGGCGGCGTGCTCACGATCCTGAGCCCGTGCATCCTGCCCGTGCTGCCGTTCGTGTTCGCGCGCGCCGACCAGCCGTTCGTGCGCACCGGCCTGCCGCTGCTGGCCGGCATGGCGCTCACGTTCGCCGTCGTCGCGACGCTCGCCGCCGTCGGCGGCGGCTGGGTCGCGCAGGCCAACCAGGCCGGCCGCTGGATCGCCATCGTGCTGCTCGCGGTGTTCGGCCTGACGCTGCTGATGCCGCGCTTCGCGGAACACCTGACGCGCCCGCTCGTCGCCGCCGGCAACCGGCTCACCGGGCTCGCGCAGCGCGACGGCCGCCCGGCCGGCCCCGCGTCGTCGCTGCTGCTCGGCGTCGCGACCGGCCTGCTGTGGGCGCCGTGCGCGGGCCCGATCCTCGGGCTCGTGCTGACCGGCGCCGCGCTGCGCGGCGCGAACGTCGGCACGACGCTGCTGCTCGTCGCGTATGCGGCCGGCGCGGCGACGTCGCTCGCCGTCGCGCTCGTGATCGGCGGCAAGGTGTTCGCCGCGATGAAGCGCTCGCTCGGCGCCGGCGAATGGATCCGGCGCGGGATCGGCGCGGCGCTGCTGGCCGGCGTCGGCGCGATCGCGCTCGGCCTCGATACGGGTGCGCTCGCGCAACTGTCGACCGTCACGACGGGCGGGCTCGAGACGAAGCTCGTCGACCGGCTCGGCGGGCGCTCGAACGGTGCGCCCGCAACGACAGCCGCCACGGGTAATACGGCAGGCAACGCGTCCGGCAACGCAAGCGGCGGCGCGATGATGGCCGCGACTGCCGATGGCGCGCAGTCCGGCGGCGGTGCGACGGCCGGCAGCGCGATGATGCGCGCGGCCGACGTGAAGCCATCCGCGCTGCCCGTCGAAGGCACGCTGCCGTCGCTCGACGGCGCCGTGCAGTGGCTGAACTCGCCGCCGCTGACGGCGGCCGGCCTGCGCGGCAAGGTCGTGCTGGTCGATTTCTGGACCTATTCGTGCATCAACTGCCTGCGCACGCTGCCGTACACCAACGCGTGGGCGCGCAAGTACGCGCCGTACGGGCTCGTCGTGATCGGCGTGCACGCGCCGGAGTTCGCGTTCGAGCGCGACATCGGCAACGTGAAGAAAGCCGTGCACGACCTCGGCATCGACTACCCGGTCGCGATCGACAACGGTTATTCGATCTGGCGCGCGTTCGGCAACGAATACTGGCCCGCGCACTACTTCATCGACGCGCAAGGGCGCATCCGCCATCACCACTTCGGCGAAGGCGAATACGCGCAATCGGAACGCGCGATCCAGTCGCTGCTCGCCGAAGCCGGCCATCCGGAAGCGCTGAACGTGCCGCTCGGGCTGGCCGGTGCGCCCGCGAAGGGCGCGCTCGCGGCAGCGGATACCGCGGACGTCCGCTCGCCCGAAACCTATGTCGGCTATGCGCGTGCGGAAGATTTCTCGTCGCCGGGCGGCGTCGTGCGCGACGCGGCGCATCGCTACGACGCGCCGGCGCGCCCCGGTCTCAACGACTGGGGCCTCGCCGGCACCTGGCAGGTCGGCGCCGAGCGCGCGTCGCTCGCCGCGCCGTCCGGCCGGATCGTCTACCGCTTCCATGCGCGCGACCTGCACCTCGTGCTCGGCCCGGGCGCGAACGGCCAGCCCGTGCGCTTTCGCGTGACGCTCGACGGCGCGGCGCCCGGTGCCGCGCACGGCGCCGACGTCGACGCGCAGGGCTACGGCACCGTCACCGGGCAGCGCCTGTACCAGCTCGTCCGGCAGCCCGGCGCGATCGCAGACCGCACGTTCGCGATCGAATTTCTCGATCCCGGCGTCGATGCGTACGCATTCACATTCGGTTGA
- the msrA gene encoding peptide-methionine (S)-S-oxide reductase MsrA: MNPTPTRDSAPRRRATMLRRIGAIAVAAAAVFGFQRIVNSAEPMRTVPAPTLDETPGASHDETAVLAGGCFWGVQGVFEHVKGVKQVTAGYAGGASETAHYALVGSGLTGHAESVRIVYDPTQITYGRLLQVFFSVAHDPTELNRQGPDEGPQYRSAIFPTNAQQRAVATAYIAQLGSAHVFPAPVVTRVEAYKGFYPAEAYHQNYLELHPDAPYIAFNDLPKVAGLKQRFPALYRTDAVLWRDAGS, encoded by the coding sequence ATGAACCCGACACCCACCCGCGATTCCGCGCCACGACGGCGCGCAACGATGCTGCGCCGCATCGGTGCCATCGCCGTCGCGGCCGCCGCCGTGTTCGGCTTCCAGCGCATCGTCAATTCCGCCGAGCCGATGCGCACCGTGCCCGCGCCGACGCTCGACGAAACGCCCGGCGCATCGCACGACGAAACGGCCGTGCTCGCCGGCGGCTGCTTCTGGGGCGTGCAGGGCGTGTTCGAGCACGTGAAGGGCGTGAAGCAGGTCACGGCGGGTTATGCAGGCGGTGCATCCGAAACCGCGCACTATGCACTCGTCGGCTCGGGGCTGACCGGGCACGCGGAATCGGTTCGCATCGTCTACGACCCGACGCAGATCACGTACGGCCGGCTGCTGCAGGTGTTCTTCTCGGTCGCGCACGACCCGACCGAACTCAACCGGCAGGGCCCCGACGAAGGGCCGCAGTACCGGTCCGCGATCTTCCCGACCAACGCGCAGCAACGCGCGGTCGCGACCGCGTATATCGCGCAGCTCGGCAGCGCGCACGTGTTTCCGGCGCCCGTCGTCACGCGCGTCGAGGCATACAAGGGGTTTTATCCGGCCGAGGCCTATCACCAGAACTACCTCGAACTGCATCCCGACGCGCCGTATATCGCGTTCAACGACCTGCCAAAGGTCGCCGGGCTGAAGCAGCGCTTCCCGGCGCTGTACCGCACGGACGCGGTGCTGTGGCGCGATGCGGGCTCGTGA
- a CDS encoding aromatic ring-hydroxylating oxygenase subunit alpha, which translates to MLAVPLPDSSTLEESSGALVRDLRRVPIHPDHWYPLAWSRELKRGKTLGVRFAGDPIVLVRTESGAVYALEDRCAHRQVPLHAGVVSGETLRCCYHGWTYACDSGRCVDVPYLGRERLPNGVRAYPCREAHGLIFVFPGDATLADTRPFPALESADNPAYKTRRFGREVKCHYSFMHENLMDMNHQFLHRKQMGQMRARSVGRRRGDDWVEVDYTFARMEGKQPVGEALVFGASKKPADQSDKSVMTVRTGYPYQTLRIRSSEGTLVMDLWIVYVPLDAEQRTNRTFGLLSIHKPGIPFALDLAWPLLVWFTERIFREDRWIVEREQEAHDRQGADWNHEVFPVINELRDLLRQCGGRTVIPIREARDGA; encoded by the coding sequence ATGCTCGCAGTGCCTTTGCCTGACAGCAGCACCCTCGAAGAATCGTCCGGCGCGCTCGTGCGCGATCTGCGCCGCGTGCCCATTCACCCCGATCACTGGTATCCGCTCGCGTGGTCGCGCGAGCTCAAGCGCGGCAAGACGCTCGGCGTGCGCTTCGCCGGCGATCCGATCGTGCTCGTGCGCACCGAATCGGGCGCCGTGTACGCGCTCGAAGATCGTTGCGCGCACCGCCAGGTGCCGCTGCATGCGGGCGTCGTGAGCGGCGAAACGCTGCGCTGCTGCTATCACGGCTGGACCTACGCGTGCGACAGCGGCCGCTGCGTCGACGTGCCCTACCTCGGCCGCGAGCGTTTGCCGAACGGCGTACGCGCGTATCCGTGCCGCGAAGCGCACGGGCTGATCTTCGTGTTTCCCGGCGACGCGACGCTCGCCGACACGCGGCCGTTCCCCGCGCTCGAATCGGCGGACAACCCCGCGTACAAGACCCGCCGCTTCGGTCGCGAGGTCAAGTGCCACTACTCGTTCATGCACGAGAACCTGATGGACATGAACCATCAGTTCCTGCATCGCAAGCAGATGGGGCAGATGCGCGCGCGCTCGGTGGGCCGTCGCCGCGGCGACGACTGGGTCGAGGTCGACTACACGTTCGCGCGGATGGAAGGCAAGCAGCCGGTCGGCGAGGCGCTCGTGTTCGGCGCGAGCAAGAAGCCGGCCGACCAGTCCGACAAGAGCGTGATGACGGTGCGCACCGGCTACCCGTACCAGACGCTGCGGATCCGTTCGAGCGAAGGCACGCTCGTGATGGACCTGTGGATCGTCTACGTGCCGCTCGACGCCGAGCAACGCACCAACCGCACGTTCGGACTGCTGTCGATCCACAAGCCCGGCATCCCGTTCGCGCTCGATCTCGCGTGGCCGTTGCTCGTCTGGTTCACCGAGCGCATCTTCCGCGAGGATCGCTGGATCGTCGAGCGCGAGCAGGAAGCGCACGATCGCCAGGGCGCCGACTGGAACCACGAGGTGTTTCCGGTCATCAACGAACTGCGCGACCTGCTGCGCCAATGCGGCGGCCGCACCGTGATCCCGATCCGCGAAGCACGCGACGGCGCGTGA
- a CDS encoding cytidine deaminase has translation MERDELLEQAKAARERAYAPYSRFKVGAALQARDGTIFRGCNVENASYGLCNCAERTAMFSAIAAGYRPGDFARLAVVGDTDGPIAPCGACRQVIIEIGMPDIEVILGNLKGDVEVTTAHALLPGAFRL, from the coding sequence ATGGAACGAGACGAATTGCTCGAACAGGCAAAGGCGGCGCGCGAACGCGCGTATGCGCCGTATTCGCGCTTCAAGGTCGGCGCGGCGCTGCAGGCGCGCGACGGGACGATCTTTCGCGGCTGCAACGTCGAGAACGCGTCCTACGGACTGTGCAATTGCGCGGAGCGCACGGCGATGTTTTCGGCCATCGCCGCCGGCTATCGTCCGGGGGACTTCGCGCGGCTCGCGGTCGTCGGCGACACGGACGGCCCGATCGCGCCATGCGGCGCGTGCCGTCAGGTGATCATCGAGATCGGCATGCCCGACATCGAAGTGATCCTGGGCAACCTGAAAGGCGATGTCGAGGTCACGACGGCACACGCGTTGCTGCCGGGCGCGTTCCGGTTGTAG
- the deoA gene encoding thymidine phosphorylase, with protein MFLPQEFIRKKRDRQPLDRDEIAAFVRGVTDGSVTEGQVAAFAMAVYFNDLSVDERVALTLAQRDSGDVLDWRALDLGGPVIDKHSTGGVGDVVSLMLGPMVAACGGYVPMISGRGLGHTGGTLDKLSAIPGYDVTPDTDAFRRTVRDVGVAIIGQTARLAPADKRIYAIRDVTATVESVAMITASILSKKLAAGLDGLVMDVKVGSGAFMPTVEQSAELARSIVDVGNGAGMKTTAILTDMNQSLAPCAGNALEVACAIDYLTGKSRPARLHEVTMALSAQLLVTGGLAGDAASARTMLQQALDSGAAAERFARMVVALGGPADLIDAPWRHLARAAVIVPVPARASGVVQRVDCRALGLAVVALGGGRTRAADAIDTRVGLSALAEIGQCIEAGQPLGCVHASDAAAAARAVDAVQRSYVLGETGDAPPTIYQRIG; from the coding sequence ATGTTTCTACCGCAGGAATTCATCCGCAAGAAGCGCGACCGGCAGCCGCTCGATCGCGACGAGATTGCCGCGTTCGTGCGTGGCGTGACCGACGGCAGCGTGACCGAGGGCCAGGTGGCGGCATTCGCGATGGCCGTGTATTTCAACGACCTGAGCGTCGACGAACGCGTCGCGCTGACGCTTGCGCAGCGCGACTCGGGCGACGTGCTCGACTGGCGCGCGCTCGATCTCGGCGGACCCGTGATCGACAAGCATTCGACCGGCGGCGTCGGCGACGTCGTGTCGCTGATGCTCGGGCCGATGGTGGCCGCGTGCGGCGGCTACGTGCCGATGATCTCGGGGCGCGGGCTCGGCCACACCGGCGGAACGCTCGACAAGCTCAGCGCGATCCCCGGCTATGACGTGACGCCCGATACGGATGCGTTTCGCCGCACGGTGCGCGACGTCGGCGTCGCGATCATCGGGCAGACCGCGCGGCTGGCGCCGGCCGACAAGCGCATCTATGCGATTCGCGACGTGACGGCGACCGTCGAGTCGGTCGCGATGATCACCGCGTCGATCCTGTCGAAGAAGCTCGCGGCAGGACTCGACGGGCTCGTGATGGACGTCAAAGTCGGCTCCGGTGCATTCATGCCGACCGTCGAGCAATCGGCGGAACTGGCCCGCAGCATCGTCGACGTCGGCAACGGCGCCGGCATGAAGACGACCGCGATCCTCACCGACATGAACCAGTCGCTCGCACCGTGCGCGGGCAATGCGCTCGAAGTGGCGTGCGCGATCGACTACCTGACCGGCAAGTCGCGTCCGGCCCGGCTGCATGAAGTGACGATGGCGCTCTCGGCACAGTTGCTCGTCACCGGCGGGCTGGCAGGCGATGCCGCATCGGCGCGCACGATGCTGCAACAGGCGCTCGACTCGGGCGCGGCGGCGGAACGCTTCGCGAGAATGGTCGTGGCGCTCGGCGGCCCCGCGGACTTGATCGATGCACCGTGGCGTCATCTCGCGCGGGCGGCGGTCATCGTGCCGGTTCCGGCGCGCGCGAGCGGCGTCGTGCAGCGGGTCGATTGCCGCGCGCTCGGGCTGGCGGTCGTCGCGCTCGGCGGTGGCCGCACGCGCGCGGCGGATGCGATCGACACCCGTGTCGGCCTGTCCGCGCTCGCGGAGATCGGGCAGTGCATCGAGGCCGGCCAACCGCTCGGTTGCGTGCACGCCAGCGACGCCGCCGCGGCGGCGCGCGCGGTGGACGCGGTCCAGCGCAGCTACGTGCTGGGCGAAACGGGCGATGCGCCGCCGACCATTTACCAGCGGATCGGCTGA
- a CDS encoding NupC/NupG family nucleoside CNT transporter, with the protein MDILRSLLGMLFLLLVAYLLSNNRSAVSGRTLIAALLTQFAIGALVLFVPSGRAALAAAANGVNRVLDMGNHGIAFVFGGLVDSRMFQLFGDGGFVFGLRVLPMIIFVTALIAVLYYVGVMKWIVAILGAGLAKVLGVSRIEACSAVATIFLGQSEMPALVKPFVRNMTSAEIFTVMASGMASVAGSVLVGYAGLGVKMEYLLAASFMAVPGGLLFGKLLFPTVEPSRVVVDGLDFDDKRAANVIEAAASGASVGLRIAINVGAMLIAFVGLIALMNLIVGGVAAFAGFPQVTLLGILGHLFAPLAWIIGVPWHDAALAGNFIGEKLIFNEFVAYGDLSPYLKGSEHVAAAGLQVLDPKTLAIVSFALCGFANFSSIAILAGGFSAVAPERRSEVARHGLRALTAATLSNLMSAAIAGLFFSLH; encoded by the coding sequence GTGGATATTCTGCGCAGTCTCCTGGGTATGTTGTTCCTGCTGCTGGTTGCGTATCTGCTGTCGAACAACCGGAGCGCGGTGAGCGGCCGGACCCTGATCGCCGCGCTGCTCACGCAGTTCGCGATCGGTGCGCTGGTGCTGTTCGTGCCGTCCGGCCGCGCGGCGCTGGCAGCGGCCGCGAACGGCGTCAATCGCGTGCTCGACATGGGCAATCACGGCATCGCGTTCGTGTTCGGCGGGCTGGTCGACAGCCGGATGTTCCAGTTGTTCGGCGACGGCGGGTTCGTATTCGGCCTGCGCGTGCTGCCGATGATCATCTTCGTCACCGCGCTGATCGCGGTGCTGTACTACGTCGGCGTGATGAAGTGGATTGTCGCGATCCTCGGCGCCGGGCTGGCGAAAGTGCTCGGCGTGAGCCGTATCGAGGCGTGCTCGGCCGTCGCGACGATCTTTCTCGGGCAAAGCGAGATGCCCGCGCTCGTGAAGCCGTTCGTGCGGAACATGACGAGCGCCGAGATCTTCACGGTGATGGCGAGCGGCATGGCGTCGGTCGCGGGCTCGGTGCTGGTCGGCTATGCCGGCCTCGGCGTGAAGATGGAGTATCTGCTCGCCGCGTCGTTCATGGCGGTGCCGGGCGGGCTGCTGTTCGGCAAGCTGCTGTTTCCGACCGTCGAGCCGAGCCGTGTCGTGGTCGACGGTCTCGATTTCGACGACAAGCGGGCCGCCAACGTGATCGAGGCGGCGGCGTCCGGCGCGTCGGTCGGACTGCGAATCGCGATCAACGTCGGCGCGATGCTGATCGCGTTCGTGGGGCTCATCGCGCTGATGAACCTCATCGTCGGCGGCGTGGCCGCGTTCGCGGGCTTTCCGCAGGTCACGCTGCTGGGCATCCTCGGCCACCTGTTCGCGCCGCTTGCGTGGATCATCGGCGTGCCGTGGCACGACGCGGCGCTGGCCGGCAACTTCATCGGCGAGAAACTGATCTTCAACGAGTTCGTCGCGTACGGCGACCTGTCGCCATACCTGAAGGGCAGCGAGCACGTCGCGGCGGCCGGCCTGCAAGTGCTTGACCCGAAGACGCTCGCGATCGTGTCGTTCGCGCTGTGCGGCTTCGCGAACTTCTCGTCGATCGCCATTCTCGCGGGCGGCTTCAGCGCGGTCGCGCCGGAGCGTCGGTCGGAAGTCGCCCGGCACGGCTTGCGTGCGCTGACGGCCGCGACACTGTCGAACCTGATGAGCGCCGCGATTGCCGGCCTGTTCTTCTCCCTGCATTGA